Proteins encoded together in one Patescibacteria group bacterium window:
- the pyrB gene encoding aspartate carbamoyltransferase, with amino-acid sequence MKNLISISDLSREEILHILNLAEQIEAGTLKPDLDRKICVIAFLEESTRTVGSFQRAVLEMNGQIISFLGKENNSINKGEDARDSIRTMAAYGDFIVMRVLEEGLPRIASEIINKTIINGGDGANQHPSQALLDVYAIQKTQGKLENLTIGFIGDLKNGRTVHSLVQAMSFFHPKFKFISDPSLKIPASFTRELDEQGVEYEELTEIEDVLNELDICYMTRIQRNRFGDNEEEEYNRVKGSYILKASMLENVKPNLKILHPLPRVDEIARDVDTTSYAYYWEQLDGGIPIRKAIIYTCILEEVK; translated from the coding sequence GTGAAAAATCTTATTTCAATCAGTGATTTAAGCAGGGAAGAAATACTTCATATTTTAAACCTTGCGGAACAAATCGAAGCCGGCACACTAAAGCCAGATTTGGATAGAAAAATATGCGTCATAGCGTTTCTTGAAGAATCTACTAGAACAGTAGGATCGTTTCAACGTGCTGTTTTAGAAATGAATGGACAAATAATCTCATTTCTTGGAAAAGAGAATAATTCCATAAACAAGGGTGAGGACGCACGAGACTCTATAAGAACAATGGCGGCTTATGGAGACTTCATTGTAATGAGAGTCCTAGAAGAAGGACTCCCAAGGATTGCATCAGAAATCATCAACAAAACTATTATTAACGGGGGAGATGGTGCAAATCAACACCCCTCACAAGCATTACTTGACGTATATGCAATCCAAAAAACCCAAGGTAAATTGGAAAACCTTACCATTGGATTTATTGGCGATCTTAAAAATGGCAGAACTGTACATTCACTTGTGCAAGCTATGTCCTTTTTCCATCCAAAATTCAAGTTTATTTCAGATCCATCTTTAAAAATACCCGCTTCATTTACAAGAGAGTTAGATGAACAAGGGGTAGAATATGAAGAGCTTACAGAAATAGAAGATGTTTTAAATGAACTTGATATCTGCTATATGACCAGAATTCAAAGGAACAGATTTGGTGACAATGAAGAGGAAGAATATAACAGGGTAAAAGGAAGTTATATACTAAAAGCATCTATGCTTGAAAATGTAAAACCAAATCTGAAGATTTTGCATCCATTACCACGAGTAGATGAAATAGCTCGTGATGTAGATACAACATCTTACGCATATTACTGGGAACAACTGGATGGTGGAATACCAATAAGAAAAGCCATAATATACACTTGTATATTGGAGGAAGTAAAATGA